A single Tenacibaculum sp. 190524A02b DNA region contains:
- a CDS encoding tail fiber protein encodes MKSKKNLVFTILALVTILTSQAQISFSNAGIAVQGIARNPDNSARVSETLSLKFEIYAKDGGNEASIVSETKNLTTDAFGVFSHVLEAGYANNPAISNGTAYLRISEGTTVISDEKLNHVPYAISANNGVPTGSIMPYIGTTAPTGWVLCNGQSLTSIEGSEKLRALVGNNAPNLLGMFLRGTGTNPTYNQSGPNLKATQDDTYASHIHDEGSLKTSKNGEHDHDTSSDGGFNRVLKFDSENTAKDWGDSGAGEDEGRYEPNLNWSKAIDDDGDHTHTISGNTGSSGSSETRPINYGVNYIIKL; translated from the coding sequence ATGAAATCAAAAAAAAACTTAGTATTTACAATACTAGCTTTAGTAACAATACTAACAAGTCAAGCTCAAATATCATTTAGTAATGCAGGCATAGCTGTACAAGGTATAGCTCGAAATCCAGATAACAGTGCAAGAGTCTCTGAGACCTTAAGCCTTAAATTTGAAATTTATGCTAAAGATGGAGGAAATGAAGCCTCTATTGTATCTGAAACTAAAAACTTAACCACAGATGCCTTTGGTGTTTTCTCACATGTTTTAGAAGCAGGATATGCTAACAATCCAGCCATTTCTAATGGTACCGCTTACCTAAGAATTAGCGAAGGAACTACTGTTATATCTGATGAAAAATTAAATCATGTTCCTTATGCTATTTCTGCTAATAATGGTGTCCCTACAGGGTCAATAATGCCATACATAGGCACAACAGCTCCAACGGGATGGGTATTGTGTAACGGACAAAGTTTAACTTCAATAGAAGGATCTGAAAAACTAAGAGCCTTAGTTGGAAATAATGCTCCTAACTTATTAGGTATGTTTTTAAGAGGAACAGGAACCAACCCTACTTACAACCAATCCGGTCCTAATTTAAAAGCAACACAAGATGATACTTATGCATCACATATTCATGATGAAGGATCATTAAAAACTTCTAAAAACGGAGAACATGACCATGATACAAGCAGTGATGGAGGATTTAACAGGGTTTTAAAATTTGATAGTGAAAATACCGCCAAAGATTGGGGTGATAGTGGAGCTGGAGAAGACGAAGGACGTTACGAACCAAACTTAAACTGGTCTAAGGCTATTGATGACGATGGAGACCATACACATACAATTTCAGGAAATACAGGTTCTTCAGGAAGTAGCGAAACACGCCCAATAAATTATGGTGTAAACTACATCATTAAGTTGTAA
- a CDS encoding nuclear transport factor 2 family protein gives MKFNHFVLLLCLSVNVQYNYSQSINNLKEINIVWAKFYKAFEALDAEIMAEIHDKDLIRISGGKRISNYTTYINSYKKRFASAQNNGVTNTIALRFFERINNDSIASERGVYQLTRLNKQKNKKVYYGQFHVLLVKKNNTWKILMDYDSNESNTITKNDFLKAFPINNITVFTSK, from the coding sequence ATGAAATTTAACCACTTTGTTCTGTTATTATGCCTATCTGTAAATGTTCAGTATAACTATTCACAATCTATAAACAACCTAAAAGAAATAAACATTGTTTGGGCTAAATTTTATAAAGCTTTTGAAGCACTAGATGCAGAAATAATGGCTGAAATACACGATAAAGATTTAATTCGTATTTCAGGAGGTAAAAGAATTAGTAATTATACCACTTATATTAATAGTTATAAAAAAAGATTTGCATCAGCCCAAAATAATGGTGTGACCAATACAATAGCTTTGCGATTTTTTGAACGAATTAATAATGATTCCATAGCTAGTGAACGAGGCGTTTATCAATTAACTAGGCTAAACAAACAAAAAAACAAGAAAGTGTACTATGGTCAATTTCATGTACTACTTGTTAAAAAAAATAATACATGGAAAATTCTAATGGATTATGACTCTAATGAATCAAACACCATTACGAAAAATGATTTTCTAAAAGCTTTTCCTATAAATAACATAACGGTTTTTACTTCCAAATAA
- a CDS encoding efflux RND transporter permease subunit has protein sequence MTFWTKIAGFILRNRYFVLLLIAVITGLLVTQMKYMRFSYTEANLLPSDHEANVQYNKFLDIFGEEGNLIILGIKDSTIFTPEKFNAWNNLTKSFDKTDAVDFTVSISDVKQLKADRKQRKFVVEPLFSKPPQTDEEIEHIKTQLFEKLPFYENLLYNDKGVLQTAIYLNKEVVNTPIRADFITETLIPKIKAFEEAQGINVRVSGMPYIRTLNSLNITQEMGIFVAGALLITAIIFFFFFRSFRATFITLLVVGIGVVWAFGFIGWFRYEITVLSALIPPLIIVIGVPNAVFLINKYQQEVKKHGNQAKSLQRVISKIGNATLMTNITTASGFATFVFVKSQLLREFGILASVNIISIFILALLIIPIIYSFMPLPEKKHLSHLEQRWMEDVVNWMERTVKAHRITIYITTVIVIILSMIGLYKIRVSGSLIEDMPKSMEFYKDIKFFETEFGGIMPLEILIDTKKDKGVMKLSTLKKIEKLNETIETFPELSKPISVTNLVKYSKQAYYKGNPKYYQLPTSQEKSYIFAYTKNSGSNAGMLKNFVDSTGRYARITTFMKDIGTDKMDIIQERLNAVIKKQFPEDRFNVSLTGKALVFLKGTNYLIKNLVISLSLAILLISIFMAWMFRSPQMILISLIPNMLPLLMTAGLMGFFDIPIKPSTILVFSIAFGISVDDTIHFLAKYRQELLANNWKIKPAVYAALRETGVSMFYTSIVLFFGFLVFTISSFGGTIALGGLVSVTLLLAMVSNLLLLPSLLLSFEKKIANKKVLKETNFKILPPKEEDK, from the coding sequence ATGACTTTTTGGACTAAAATCGCAGGTTTCATATTGCGAAATCGTTACTTTGTTTTATTACTTATTGCCGTTATTACTGGGCTTTTAGTTACTCAAATGAAGTACATGCGATTCTCTTATACAGAAGCTAACTTATTGCCCTCTGATCATGAAGCCAACGTCCAATACAATAAATTTCTAGACATTTTTGGTGAAGAGGGTAACTTAATTATTCTTGGTATAAAAGATAGTACCATTTTTACGCCAGAAAAATTCAATGCTTGGAACAACCTCACAAAGTCATTTGATAAAACAGATGCCGTAGATTTTACAGTTTCAATCTCTGACGTTAAACAATTAAAAGCCGATAGAAAACAACGAAAATTTGTTGTTGAACCTTTATTTAGTAAACCACCTCAAACTGATGAGGAAATTGAACATATAAAAACACAGCTTTTTGAAAAACTTCCTTTTTACGAAAATTTATTATATAATGATAAAGGTGTATTACAAACTGCCATATACCTAAATAAAGAGGTTGTTAATACGCCAATAAGAGCAGACTTTATTACAGAAACTTTAATTCCAAAAATTAAAGCCTTTGAAGAAGCACAAGGTATTAATGTACGTGTATCTGGAATGCCTTATATACGAACATTAAATTCTTTGAATATTACACAAGAAATGGGAATTTTTGTTGCTGGTGCATTATTAATTACTGCAATAATCTTCTTTTTCTTTTTCCGATCATTTAGAGCAACCTTTATTACACTACTTGTAGTTGGTATTGGTGTAGTATGGGCATTTGGCTTTATTGGCTGGTTTAGATATGAAATTACAGTACTGTCTGCATTAATTCCTCCTTTAATAATTGTTATTGGAGTACCCAATGCTGTTTTCTTAATTAATAAATATCAGCAAGAAGTAAAAAAACATGGAAATCAAGCTAAATCATTACAGCGTGTTATTTCTAAAATTGGAAACGCTACCTTAATGACCAATATTACTACGGCTTCTGGTTTTGCTACTTTTGTTTTTGTTAAGAGTCAATTATTACGTGAGTTTGGAATTTTAGCTTCAGTTAATATTATTAGTATTTTCATTTTAGCCTTACTAATTATTCCAATTATATATAGTTTTATGCCGCTTCCAGAAAAAAAGCATTTAAGCCACTTAGAGCAAAGGTGGATGGAAGATGTGGTAAACTGGATGGAACGTACTGTAAAAGCGCATCGTATAACCATATACATTACTACAGTTATTGTAATTATATTGAGTATGATTGGCTTGTATAAAATACGTGTATCAGGTAGTTTAATTGAAGATATGCCAAAAAGTATGGAGTTTTATAAAGACATTAAGTTTTTTGAAACTGAATTTGGTGGAATTATGCCTTTAGAAATACTTATTGATACTAAAAAAGATAAAGGTGTTATGAAGCTTTCTACTTTAAAAAAGATAGAAAAGTTAAATGAAACCATTGAAACATTCCCAGAATTATCAAAACCTATTTCGGTAACCAACTTAGTTAAATACTCTAAGCAAGCTTATTATAAAGGGAATCCAAAATACTACCAACTACCTACTTCACAAGAAAAGAGTTACATTTTTGCCTATACCAAAAACTCAGGAAGTAATGCTGGAATGCTAAAGAATTTTGTAGACAGTACTGGTAGGTATGCCAGAATTACTACGTTTATGAAAGACATTGGTACGGATAAAATGGATATTATTCAGGAACGATTAAATGCTGTAATTAAAAAACAGTTCCCAGAAGATCGATTTAATGTATCTCTTACAGGAAAAGCTTTAGTATTTTTAAAAGGAACTAATTACTTAATTAAAAACTTAGTAATTTCTTTATCACTAGCTATATTATTAATATCCATTTTTATGGCTTGGATGTTCCGATCACCGCAAATGATATTGATTTCTTTAATACCAAATATGTTACCACTATTAATGACTGCTGGTTTAATGGGCTTTTTTGACATTCCTATAAAACCATCAACTATTTTAGTATTTAGTATTGCTTTTGGTATTTCTGTAGATGACACGATTCATTTCTTAGCTAAGTATAGACAAGAGTTATTAGCCAATAACTGGAAAATAAAACCTGCAGTTTACGCAGCCTTAAGAGAAACTGGAGTAAGTATGTTTTATACTTCTATTGTTCTTTTCTTTGGATTTTTAGTATTTACAATTTCTAGTTTTGGTGGTACAATTGCACTTGGTGGATTGGTATCTGTAACACTTTTATTGGCAATGGTGTCAAACTTATTGTTATTACCTTCTCTCCTACTTTCTTTTGAAAAGAAAATAGCCAATAAAAAGGTATTGAAAGAAACAAACTTTAAGATTTTACCTCCAAAAGAAGAAGATAAGTAA
- the frr gene encoding ribosome recycling factor, with protein sequence MNEEIDFIIDTAKEAMNKAIEHLEKELRTIRAGKASPAMLANVQVDYYGSATPLSQVANVNTPDARTISIQPWEKNMLQEIEKAIMIANLGFNPMNNGENIIINVPPLTEERRRDLAKQAKAEAEHAKVGVRNARKEANNDIKKTDASDDMKKNSEADIQNLTDQFVKQIDDKFAVKEKEIMTV encoded by the coding sequence ATGAACGAAGAGATCGATTTTATTATAGACACAGCCAAAGAGGCTATGAATAAAGCTATAGAGCACTTAGAAAAAGAACTAAGAACTATTAGAGCTGGTAAAGCCTCTCCTGCTATGTTAGCCAATGTTCAAGTAGATTATTATGGATCAGCAACTCCTTTAAGCCAAGTAGCTAACGTTAATACACCAGATGCTAGAACTATTTCTATTCAGCCTTGGGAAAAAAACATGTTACAAGAAATAGAAAAAGCAATTATGATTGCTAATCTTGGTTTTAATCCAATGAATAATGGTGAGAACATTATTATTAATGTACCTCCTTTAACTGAAGAACGTCGTAGAGACCTTGCCAAGCAAGCTAAAGCTGAAGCTGAGCATGCTAAGGTTGGAGTTAGAAATGCTAGAAAGGAAGCTAATAATGACATTAAAAAAACAGACGCTTCTGATGATATGAAGAAAAATTCTGAAGCAGATATTCAAAATTTAACGGATCAGTTTGTTAAGCAAATTGATGATAAATTTGCCGTAAAAGAAAAGGAAATTATGACCGTATAA
- the pyrH gene encoding UMP kinase, producing the protein MQYKRILLKLSGEALMGNRQYGIDPQRLKEYAQEIKQVVEKNIEVAIVIGGGNIFRGVAGELNGMDRVQGDHMGMLATCINGLALQSALEDEGVQTRLQTAIEIKEIAEPYIKRRANRHLEKGRVVIFGAGTGNPYFTTDTAAVLRAIEINADAILKGTRVDGIYTADPEKDKDAVKFNNITFKDVIEKGLKVMDMTAFTLSEENKLPIIVFDMNKKGNLVKLLSGEKIGTVVDN; encoded by the coding sequence ATGCAATACAAAAGAATCCTTTTAAAATTAAGTGGCGAAGCTTTGATGGGAAATCGCCAATACGGAATTGACCCACAAAGATTAAAAGAATACGCACAAGAAATAAAACAAGTAGTTGAAAAAAATATAGAAGTAGCCATTGTTATTGGTGGTGGAAATATATTTAGAGGTGTAGCTGGAGAGTTAAATGGAATGGATAGAGTACAAGGAGACCACATGGGAATGTTAGCTACTTGTATTAATGGTTTAGCTTTACAAAGTGCCTTGGAAGATGAAGGTGTACAAACTCGTTTACAAACCGCTATTGAAATTAAAGAAATAGCTGAACCTTATATTAAAAGACGTGCAAACCGTCATTTAGAAAAAGGGCGTGTTGTAATTTTTGGTGCTGGTACTGGAAATCCTTATTTTACTACGGATACTGCTGCTGTATTAAGAGCTATTGAAATTAATGCAGATGCTATTTTAAAAGGCACTCGTGTTGATGGCATTTATACAGCTGATCCAGAGAAGGATAAAGACGCTGTTAAATTCAATAATATTACTTTTAAAGATGTTATTGAAAAAGGATTGAAAGTAATGGATATGACAGCATTTACTTTAAGTGAAGAAAATAAATTACCAATAATTGTTTTTGATATGAATAAAAAAGGTAACTTAGTAAAGCTTCTTTCTGGAGAAAAAATTGGAACAGTAGTTGATAATTAA
- a CDS encoding IS3 family transposase: MLKKNLIFQSEKARTRVIKKYSQEAKESITATCDLLGVNRQVYYRAIHSYKEKQKLSKKVIDLVNTIRISMPRIGTRKLFYLLKSELKAIGVGRDKLFKILKANNLLILPRKKYHITTNSHHRFRKHVNQLKNIEFVRPEQVWVSDITYIGKRENPCYLALITDAYSKKIMGYDVSNSLNVAGSLRALDMAISNRNYNKEPIIHHSDRGLQYCSNEYQKMLSINNIKPSMTEKYDPYENAIAERINGILKQEFAIDKYDVSIQIKKKLIKNAINIYNQIRPHLSNSMLTPNQMHQQKKVKRKSYKKLKVAI; the protein is encoded by the coding sequence TTGCTGAAGAAGAATTTAATATTCCAATCAGAAAAAGCACGTACCCGAGTTATCAAAAAATATAGTCAAGAAGCCAAAGAAAGCATAACAGCTACCTGTGATTTACTCGGGGTGAATAGGCAGGTATATTATAGAGCTATTCATTCATATAAAGAGAAACAAAAGCTTAGTAAAAAGGTTATTGATTTAGTAAATACTATCCGTATATCAATGCCGAGAATAGGTACAAGGAAATTATTTTATCTTTTAAAATCTGAATTAAAAGCAATTGGTGTTGGTCGTGATAAGTTGTTTAAAATATTAAAAGCTAATAATTTATTAATTCTACCAAGAAAAAAATATCATATAACTACAAATTCTCATCATAGATTTAGAAAACATGTAAATCAACTTAAAAATATAGAATTTGTAAGACCTGAACAAGTATGGGTGAGTGATATTACTTACATTGGAAAGAGAGAAAACCCATGTTATTTAGCGCTAATTACTGATGCTTACTCTAAAAAAATAATGGGGTATGATGTCTCTAATAGTTTAAATGTAGCAGGTTCTTTAAGAGCCCTAGATATGGCAATCTCTAATAGAAATTATAATAAAGAACCTATTATTCATCATTCAGATAGAGGGTTACAATATTGCTCTAATGAATATCAAAAAATGTTAAGTATCAATAATATCAAACCTAGCATGACTGAAAAATATGATCCTTATGAAAATGCTATAGCTGAAAGAATCAATGGGATTCTTAAACAAGAATTTGCAATTGATAAATACGACGTTTCTATACAAATTAAAAAGAAGTTAATTAAAAATGCAATCAATATTTACAATCAAATAAGACCTCATTTATCAAATTCAATGTTAACTCCTAATCAAATGCACCAACAAAAAAAAGTCAAAAGAAAAAGCTACAAAAAACTAAAGGTAGCAATTTAA
- a CDS encoding helix-turn-helix domain-containing protein, with protein MDSRKSDYVKRTQKDYSLSFKLQVVQEIEQGLLTRTQAIDKYGIQARSTIRTWLKKYGKFDYDFSINQTMSKTPEQRILELEQQVKLLEKQKARAEYLAELADKKVIIFDMMIDIAEEEFNIPIRKSTYPSYQKI; from the coding sequence ATGGATTCTAGGAAATCAGATTATGTAAAGCGAACCCAAAAGGATTATAGTTTGTCCTTTAAACTACAAGTTGTTCAAGAGATTGAGCAAGGATTATTAACCAGAACTCAAGCGATTGATAAATATGGTATTCAAGCAAGATCTACGATTCGTACTTGGTTAAAAAAATATGGTAAATTTGATTACGATTTTAGTATAAATCAAACCATGTCAAAAACACCTGAACAGCGTATTTTAGAATTAGAGCAACAAGTCAAGCTTTTAGAAAAGCAAAAAGCACGTGCTGAATATTTAGCAGAGCTTGCTGATAAAAAAGTCATCATTTTTGATATGATGATTGATATTGCTGAAGAAGAATTTAATATTCCAATCAGAAAAAGCACGTACCCGAGTTATCAAAAAATATAG
- the tsf gene encoding translation elongation factor Ts: protein MAISAADVKKLRETTGAGMMDCKNALVEAEGNFDKAIEILRKKGQKIAAKRADRESSEGVAITKISEDNTYGVAIVLACETDFVAKNDSYKQLASQFVDIAFTCKTKEEFLAADFGGVTVAEKLIEQTGVIGEKIDITSFERIEAPYVGAYTHVGKIAAMVGLSSAVDKADVLTKDLAMQAASMGATTLSYKDFDPAYVASETEARIAAIVKDNEELVRLGKTLKNVPQFVSRLQLTDEALANAEEAAKEQLKAEGKPEQIWDKILPGKMERFISDNTTLDQEQCLLDQKFIKDEKKTVAEYVNSFGDVEVQNFVRITLG from the coding sequence ATGGCAATAAGTGCTGCAGATGTAAAGAAATTAAGAGAAACTACCGGTGCTGGTATGATGGATTGTAAAAATGCATTAGTTGAGGCTGAAGGTAATTTTGATAAAGCAATTGAAATTTTACGTAAAAAAGGACAAAAAATCGCTGCTAAAAGAGCAGATCGTGAGTCTAGCGAAGGTGTAGCTATTACTAAAATTAGCGAAGATAACACATATGGTGTTGCTATCGTATTAGCTTGTGAAACTGATTTCGTTGCAAAAAATGATTCGTATAAGCAATTAGCGTCTCAATTTGTTGACATTGCTTTTACTTGTAAAACAAAAGAAGAATTTTTAGCTGCTGATTTTGGTGGTGTTACTGTAGCTGAGAAATTAATCGAGCAAACTGGAGTTATTGGAGAAAAAATCGATATTACTTCTTTTGAAAGAATTGAAGCACCTTATGTAGGAGCTTATACACACGTTGGTAAAATTGCTGCTATGGTTGGTTTAAGCAGTGCTGTTGATAAAGCAGACGTTTTAACTAAAGATTTAGCAATGCAAGCTGCTTCTATGGGAGCAACTACATTATCTTATAAAGATTTTGACCCTGCATACGTTGCTAGCGAAACTGAAGCTAGAATTGCAGCTATCGTTAAAGATAATGAAGAGTTAGTTCGTTTAGGAAAAACTTTAAAGAACGTTCCTCAATTTGTATCTAGATTACAATTAACTGATGAAGCTTTAGCTAATGCTGAAGAAGCAGCAAAAGAGCAGTTAAAAGCTGAAGGTAAACCAGAGCAAATTTGGGACAAAATCTTACCAGGTAAAATGGAAAGATTTATCTCTGATAACACTACTTTAGATCAAGAACAATGTTTATTAGATCAAAAGTTTATCAAAGATGAAAAGAAAACTGTTGCTGAATATGTAAATTCATTCGGCGATGTTGAAGTTCAAAATTTTGTTAGAATTACTTTAGGGTAA
- the rpsB gene encoding 30S ribosomal protein S2 → MANIQELLESGVHFGHLTRKWNPNMAPYIYTERNGVHIIDLYKTSAKIDEASKALQKIANSGRKILFVATKKQAKDIVAEKAKNVNMPYITERWPGGMLTNFVTIRKAVKKMASIDRMKQDGSFDALSKREKLQINRQREKLEKNLGSISDMTRLPGALFVIDVKKEHIAVAEAQKLNIPIFAMVDTNSDPRPIDFVIPANDDASKSIDKVLSYVTDSIAEGLAERKADKEKAKAEKEANTEAPAATTEEAK, encoded by the coding sequence ATGGCAAACATTCAAGAATTATTAGAAAGTGGCGTACACTTTGGTCACTTAACAAGAAAGTGGAACCCTAACATGGCTCCATACATTTATACAGAGCGTAATGGTGTTCACATCATTGACTTGTATAAAACTTCTGCTAAAATTGATGAAGCTTCTAAAGCTTTACAAAAGATAGCTAATTCAGGACGTAAAATTTTATTTGTTGCTACTAAGAAACAAGCTAAAGACATCGTTGCTGAAAAAGCTAAAAACGTAAACATGCCTTATATTACTGAGCGTTGGCCAGGTGGTATGTTAACAAACTTTGTTACTATCCGTAAAGCTGTAAAGAAAATGGCTTCTATTGATAGAATGAAGCAAGATGGTTCTTTTGATGCTTTATCTAAAAGAGAAAAATTACAAATTAACCGTCAACGTGAAAAATTAGAAAAGAATTTAGGTTCTATTTCTGATATGACTCGTTTACCTGGTGCTTTATTTGTAATTGATGTTAAAAAAGAACACATTGCTGTTGCAGAAGCTCAAAAATTAAACATTCCAATCTTTGCAATGGTTGATACAAACTCTGATCCAAGACCGATTGATTTTGTAATTCCTGCAAATGATGATGCTTCTAAGTCAATTGACAAAGTATTATCTTATGTTACTGATTCTATAGCTGAAGGTTTAGCTGAAAGAAAAGCTGACAAAGAAAAGGCGAAAGCTGAAAAGGAAGCTAATACAGAAGCTCCAGCTGCTACAACAGAAGAAGCTAAATAA
- the rpsI gene encoding 30S ribosomal protein S9, producing the protein METVHKIGRRKTAVARVYVSQGSGNITVNKREFKNYFTTPTLQYKVQQPLMLTENLEAYDVKVNVYGGGVTGQAEAIRLAITRALVAINEENKAILKPEGLLTRDPRMVERKKFGQKKARKKFQFSKR; encoded by the coding sequence ATGGAAACTGTACACAAAATAGGTAGAAGAAAAACAGCTGTTGCTCGTGTTTATGTTTCACAAGGAAGTGGAAACATCACTGTCAACAAAAGAGAGTTTAAAAACTATTTCACTACACCAACTTTACAATATAAAGTACAACAACCTTTAATGTTAACTGAAAACTTAGAGGCATACGATGTAAAAGTAAATGTATATGGTGGAGGTGTAACTGGTCAAGCTGAAGCTATCCGTTTAGCTATCACTAGAGCATTAGTTGCAATTAACGAAGAAAACAAAGCTATCTTAAAACCAGAAGGATTATTAACTCGTGATCCAAGAATGGTTGAGCGTAAGAAATTCGGTCAGAAGAAAGCACGTAAGAAATTCCAGTTCTCTAAACGTTAA
- the rplM gene encoding 50S ribosomal protein L13, whose translation MNTLSYKTVSANKATVNKEWVLVDADGQTLGRLASKVAKLIRGKYKPNFTPHVDCGDNVVIINAEKINLTGKKWTDKSYIRHTGYPGGQRSLTATELFEKDPTRIIEKAVKGMLPKNKLGSALFRNLYVYAGGEHQQEAQSPKAINLNDLK comes from the coding sequence ATGAACACATTAAGTTACAAAACAGTATCAGCTAACAAAGCTACCGTAAACAAAGAGTGGGTTTTAGTTGATGCGGACGGGCAAACATTAGGTCGTCTAGCTTCTAAAGTTGCAAAACTTATTAGAGGTAAGTACAAGCCAAATTTCACTCCTCACGTAGATTGTGGAGACAACGTTGTAATTATCAACGCTGAAAAAATCAATTTAACAGGTAAAAAGTGGACAGATAAGTCATACATCCGTCACACAGGTTACCCAGGAGGACAAAGATCGCTTACTGCTACTGAATTATTCGAGAAAGATCCAACAAGGATTATCGAAAAAGCAGTAAAAGGAATGTTACCAAAAAATAAATTAGGTAGCGCTTTATTCAGAAATTTATATGTTTATGCTGGTGGTGAGCACCAACAAGAAGCTCAAAGCCCAAAAGCTATTAACCTTAACGATCTTAAATAA
- a CDS encoding OmpA family protein translates to MKKGFLLFALAILIASCSSSKEMEALKAKHEKTKEELLATKTNLTKCLVEKERYQEKSALLQTTVDDLRKDKKETLKQVGDLTVLTKGANDNIKETLAQLSKKDKYINKIRAAASKKDSLNLVVAFHLKKELQDGIDDEDIEVNVEKTVVFISISDKLLFKSGSYTINEKASKVLEKVATVVNGQPEMDVMIEGHTDDTPVGSKSALKDNWDLSVKRSTAIVRELQNKYKVAPSRLIAAGRSSFIPLVENNSPANRAKNRRTKIIILPRLNQFFDLLDQKVE, encoded by the coding sequence ATGAAAAAAGGATTTTTACTATTCGCTTTAGCTATATTAATTGCTTCTTGTTCTTCTTCAAAAGAAATGGAAGCCTTAAAAGCTAAACACGAAAAAACCAAAGAAGAGTTATTAGCCACTAAAACAAACTTAACCAAATGTTTAGTTGAAAAGGAGCGCTATCAAGAAAAATCAGCTTTATTACAAACTACAGTTGATGATTTACGTAAAGACAAAAAAGAAACTTTAAAACAAGTTGGTGATTTAACTGTTTTAACAAAAGGAGCCAATGACAATATTAAAGAAACATTAGCACAGTTAAGCAAAAAGGACAAATATATCAACAAAATTAGAGCAGCTGCTTCTAAAAAAGATTCTTTAAATTTAGTAGTAGCTTTTCACTTAAAAAAGGAATTACAAGATGGAATTGATGATGAAGATATTGAGGTAAATGTTGAAAAAACAGTAGTATTTATATCTATCTCTGATAAATTATTATTCAAGAGTGGAAGCTATACTATTAATGAAAAAGCCTCTAAAGTTTTAGAAAAAGTAGCAACAGTTGTTAACGGACAGCCTGAAATGGATGTAATGATTGAAGGACATACTGATGATACGCCTGTAGGTAGCAAATCTGCTTTAAAAGATAACTGGGACTTAAGTGTTAAACGTTCTACAGCTATAGTGCGTGAATTACAAAATAAATATAAAGTGGCTCCAAGTAGATTAATTGCCGCTGGTAGAAGTAGTTTTATTCCATTAGTAGAAAATAACTCACCTGCTAATAGAGCTAAAAACAGACGTACTAAAATTATTATTCTACCACGTTTAAATCAATTCTTTGATTTATTAGATCAAAAAGTAGAATAA